A stretch of the Synechococcus sp. WH 8016 genome encodes the following:
- the rpsU gene encoding 30S ribosomal protein S21, with translation MTQVTVGENEGIESALRRFKRQVSKAGIFADLKRLRHHETPIEKYKRKAQQRRRRR, from the coding sequence ATGACTCAGGTCACGGTCGGAGAAAACGAAGGCATCGAATCTGCCCTACGTCGCTTTAAGCGTCAGGTCTCCAAGGCCGGGATCTTCGCGGATCTCAAGCGTCTCCGCCATCACGAAACTCCAATCGAGAAGTACAAGCGCAAAGCTCAGCAGCGCCGTCGCCGTCGTTGA
- a CDS encoding class II aldolase/adducin family protein: MNENERALRCELVDVARAMNSTGLNQGTSGNLSLRIEGGLLVTPSSLAYDQMEPEDLVAIDFDGQPLPSGLPGRGRRPSSEWRLHADVLADRPDAMAVFHCHPIHATALACHDRGIPPFHYMTAVAGGDDIRCAPYATFGTAALSAHTVQALQDRQACLLSHHGLVSLGRDLDQALKIAVEVETLAQMYLQALQLGEPPLLSASQMEEVHRQFRGLGYGQASNN; the protein is encoded by the coding sequence ATGAACGAGAACGAACGGGCCTTGCGCTGCGAGCTCGTGGACGTGGCCCGTGCCATGAACAGCACCGGCTTGAATCAGGGCACATCCGGCAACCTGTCGTTGCGGATTGAGGGGGGATTGTTGGTGACCCCCAGCTCCTTGGCCTACGACCAGATGGAGCCGGAGGATCTGGTGGCGATCGATTTTGACGGTCAACCTTTGCCCAGCGGACTCCCTGGCCGTGGGCGGAGACCCTCGTCCGAGTGGCGATTGCATGCCGATGTTTTGGCGGATCGTCCCGATGCCATGGCGGTGTTTCATTGCCATCCCATTCATGCAACGGCGCTGGCCTGCCATGACCGGGGGATTCCGCCGTTCCACTACATGACAGCGGTGGCTGGTGGTGATGACATTCGCTGTGCTCCCTACGCCACCTTCGGGACCGCTGCGCTATCAGCCCATACGGTGCAGGCGCTGCAGGACCGGCAGGCCTGCCTGCTGTCTCACCACGGATTGGTCAGTTTGGGACGGGATCTTGATCAGGCTCTGAAGATTGCCGTTGAGGTGGAGACGCTGGCACAGATGTACTTGCAAGCGCTGCAGCTAGGGGAGCCTCCGCTGTTGTCCGCATCACAAATGGAAGAGGTGCATCGGCAGTTCCGTGGGTTGGGATATGGCCAAGCCTCTAACAATTGA
- a CDS encoding DUF1543 domain-containing protein: MEQSILFLVVLGGRTDRSLIELHDVRFVAGRCIEDTYPELRRQWFGRRRGLHLDSYMAVHCIDGWRVTLEMEPSSAQQRLWFVNLGAYQPDSLAELHRFGLVVASSPQAAKATAKKRWLLDALEQHKDDLSAVDDCLAIEQLSLTGSNGVYVHLHRQQDGESQNQVPDWFGYRPI; encoded by the coding sequence GTGGAACAGTCCATCTTGTTTTTGGTTGTCCTTGGTGGACGCACCGATCGAAGCTTGATTGAGCTGCATGATGTGCGCTTCGTAGCGGGCCGCTGCATCGAAGACACCTATCCCGAGCTTCGTCGCCAGTGGTTTGGTCGCCGTCGCGGGTTGCATCTCGACAGCTACATGGCCGTGCATTGCATTGATGGTTGGCGCGTCACCCTTGAGATGGAGCCTTCTTCTGCGCAGCAGCGTCTGTGGTTCGTCAACCTCGGGGCCTATCAGCCCGACTCCCTTGCGGAATTGCATCGCTTTGGACTCGTTGTGGCCTCCTCGCCGCAAGCCGCGAAAGCAACAGCCAAGAAGCGCTGGTTGCTAGATGCCCTTGAGCAGCACAAGGACGATCTCAGTGCCGTCGACGATTGCTTGGCGATTGAACAGTTGTCCTTGACGGGGAGCAACGGTGTGTACGTGCATCTCCATCGCCAGCAGGATGGTGAAAGTCAGAACCAGGTCCCTGACTGGTTTGGATATCGACCGATTTGA
- a CDS encoding YifB family Mg chelatase-like AAA ATPase encodes MLARCSSASLQGMEALPVTVEVDLAPGLPGLQLVGLPDTAIQESRERVRAALRNSGFRGPLVRVIVNLAPADRRKEGPAFDLPIALALLVASGQLDPQKLEGLCCAGELGLACQAKTQQAKAFVVPSANAAEASLVDGLPIVSAKTLGELVEQLRHGSQNNRCSPPKKKEPATTTIPTSASEPPSAAPLTIQHFARKALAIAAAGGHHLLMVGPPGCGKTMLARELPSLLPPLSDSEALELTRLQSIAGTLGSVTNLVRQRPFRAPHHSTTAAGLLGGGINPRPGELSLAHGGVLFLDELTEFPRAILDQLRQPLEEGVLWISRARLRCSFPCRVTLVAATNPCPCGWHGDPSNRCRCSELQRQRYWNRLSGPFLDRLDLQCRLEPVPTSQLRRCFKTAEDPTETPRKGSFSPKAIQAARIKMCQRNPGKQLNSQLSALELGRYGQIAERAFQYWEQVVSKRQLSMRSSLRLLRVARTIADLDAVPTVGEQHLAEAICFRSYDHAPRANS; translated from the coding sequence ATGCTGGCACGCTGCTCAAGTGCATCCCTTCAAGGGATGGAGGCGCTACCCGTCACGGTGGAAGTGGATCTGGCCCCAGGGCTTCCCGGCTTGCAGCTTGTGGGACTTCCAGATACCGCCATCCAAGAGTCGCGCGAACGCGTCCGGGCAGCGCTGCGCAACAGCGGGTTTCGCGGCCCCCTGGTTCGGGTCATTGTCAATCTGGCGCCAGCCGATCGACGCAAGGAGGGACCCGCCTTCGATCTGCCGATCGCGCTGGCCTTGCTCGTCGCCAGCGGTCAGCTTGATCCCCAAAAACTGGAAGGGCTCTGCTGCGCCGGAGAACTGGGCCTGGCGTGCCAAGCGAAAACCCAGCAAGCCAAAGCCTTTGTGGTGCCATCAGCCAACGCAGCCGAGGCGTCACTCGTGGACGGACTCCCCATCGTGAGCGCCAAAACGCTTGGCGAGCTCGTTGAGCAGTTACGGCATGGAAGCCAGAACAACCGTTGTTCTCCCCCCAAAAAGAAAGAGCCTGCAACGACCACCATCCCAACCAGCGCATCAGAACCTCCGTCCGCAGCACCCCTCACGATTCAGCATTTCGCTCGAAAAGCCCTGGCGATTGCCGCCGCCGGTGGGCATCACCTTCTGATGGTGGGACCTCCTGGCTGTGGCAAAACGATGTTGGCGCGAGAGCTCCCCAGTCTTCTTCCGCCGTTGAGCGACTCAGAGGCCCTAGAGCTCACCCGCCTTCAATCCATTGCTGGCACGCTCGGCAGCGTGACAAACCTGGTGCGGCAACGACCCTTCCGAGCACCGCATCACAGCACCACGGCAGCAGGGCTTCTCGGGGGAGGGATCAATCCCCGTCCCGGCGAATTGAGCCTGGCCCATGGAGGCGTGCTGTTTCTTGATGAGCTCACTGAATTTCCGAGAGCCATCCTCGATCAGTTGCGTCAGCCTCTGGAGGAGGGCGTTCTCTGGATCAGCCGAGCACGATTGCGCTGCTCTTTCCCCTGCAGGGTGACCCTGGTGGCGGCGACCAATCCATGCCCTTGCGGATGGCATGGTGATCCTTCCAATCGCTGCCGTTGTTCTGAACTTCAACGGCAGCGCTACTGGAATCGTTTGTCTGGGCCATTTTTAGATCGGCTCGATCTTCAATGCCGCCTCGAACCCGTGCCGACCAGCCAACTTCGCCGGTGCTTCAAGACAGCAGAAGACCCAACGGAGACTCCAAGAAAAGGCAGCTTCTCTCCCAAAGCCATCCAAGCCGCGCGCATCAAAATGTGCCAACGCAACCCGGGCAAGCAGCTCAACAGCCAACTCAGCGCGCTGGAGCTCGGGCGTTACGGCCAGATCGCAGAGCGAGCCTTTCAATACTGGGAGCAGGTGGTGTCGAAACGGCAGTTGAGCATGCGCAGCAGCTTGAGACTTCTGCGCGTTGCCCGAACCATTGCCGACCTAGACGCTGTGCCAACAGTGGGCGAGCAACACCTAGCGGAAGCGATCTGCTTCCGAAGCTATGACCACGCGCCCAGAGCTAACAGCTAA
- a CDS encoding DUF3747 domain-containing protein: MGRPWNAAVAFAVFAAAAATGLPQAAKAQGSVFTAADVDESQFVMVSAPIGKGENSQLNIYEQRTSARPCFAVSGSSPAVVDPLLATFDFTGICNRYIDGNGYSLRIGGDDLGTRYRLSVVKTGADIELLAVPTRDPSRPTMVVARSGGPGNGFLKLNLEPGWKLMRRQYGKRTLGHLYVYRDSMPGLPDAL; this comes from the coding sequence ATGGGCCGTCCTTGGAACGCTGCTGTTGCATTTGCTGTGTTTGCCGCTGCTGCGGCCACAGGCCTCCCGCAAGCAGCAAAAGCGCAAGGCTCTGTCTTCACGGCTGCAGACGTCGACGAAAGCCAATTTGTGATGGTGTCGGCTCCCATCGGTAAGGGTGAGAACTCGCAGCTGAACATTTACGAGCAGCGCACGAGCGCCCGTCCTTGTTTTGCGGTTTCGGGATCGTCGCCTGCTGTCGTGGATCCGCTGTTGGCCACTTTTGACTTCACAGGAATCTGTAACCGCTACATCGATGGCAATGGCTATTCCCTGCGGATTGGAGGGGATGACCTTGGAACGCGTTATCGACTCTCCGTCGTCAAAACTGGCGCGGACATCGAGCTCTTGGCCGTTCCGACGCGTGATCCCTCCCGTCCCACCATGGTGGTGGCTCGTTCAGGAGGTCCTGGAAACGGTTTCCTCAAGCTGAACCTTGAACCAGGTTGGAAGCTGATGAGGCGTCAATACGGCAAGCGCACCCTGGGACATCTTTATGTGTATCGGGACAGCATGCCTGGATTGCCAGATGCCCTTTGA
- the def gene encoding peptide deformylase, translating to MARSFAQLARSAEKSSSSIAVPKEPLESAPLNIYTLGDDALRGDARRIGKVDERVRDLARDMLRSMYTARGIGLAAPQVGVHQQLLVIDLDFETPSTPPLVLINPEITTCSASVDTYEEGCLSIPGVYLDVVRPTAIQLSFRDEMGRPRTMKADGLMARCIQHEMDHLRGVLFVDRVTDATGLKKELKDHGFRATDVRPMTP from the coding sequence TTGGCTAGGAGCTTCGCCCAGTTGGCACGATCGGCTGAGAAGAGCAGCTCCTCCATTGCCGTGCCTAAGGAGCCCTTAGAGAGTGCTCCGCTCAATATCTATACCCTTGGCGACGACGCGCTACGGGGTGATGCGCGCAGGATTGGCAAGGTGGACGAGCGTGTGCGCGACTTGGCCCGCGACATGTTGCGCAGCATGTACACGGCCCGTGGCATCGGCTTGGCGGCACCTCAGGTTGGGGTGCATCAGCAATTGCTGGTGATCGACCTCGACTTTGAGACCCCCAGCACGCCACCTCTGGTGCTGATCAACCCAGAAATCACCACCTGCAGCGCATCGGTGGATACGTACGAGGAGGGGTGCCTCAGCATCCCAGGGGTGTACCTCGATGTGGTCCGTCCTACGGCCATTCAATTGAGTTTCAGGGATGAGATGGGGCGGCCCCGCACCATGAAGGCCGACGGTTTGATGGCGCGTTGCATTCAGCACGAGATGGACCATCTCCGTGGGGTGTTGTTTGTGGATCGCGTGACCGATGCCACTGGCCTTAAAAAGGAGCTAAAAGATCATGGCTTCCGCGCCACAGACGTCCGCCCCATGACGCCTTAA
- a CDS encoding SufS family cysteine desulfurase encodes MTTLPRNAPVTIAERVRVDFPIIDQVSGSGQPLIYLDHAATSQKPRVVLDAIQHYYACDNANVHRGAHQLSARATESFEGARSITAGLIGASSAKEIVFTRNATEAINLVARSWGDAQLKAGDEVLLTVMEHHSNLVPWQLLAERTGCVLRHVGVTPEGTLDLADLRDQLNERTRLVSLVHISNTLGCCNPIEEIAALAHAVGAKVLVDACQSLAHKPISVQSLGADFLVGSSHKLCGPTGMGFLWAAEETLMAMPPFLGGGEMIQEVFLDHSTWADLPHKFEAGTPAIGEAIGMGAAITYLQTLGFDAIQAWEAELTTHLFGRLQSIDGLRILGPTPEQQPDRGALATFVVEGVHANDIAAMLDLAGVCIRSGHHCCQPLHRLYGVTGSARASLSFCTTHAEIDRFADELVSVIDFFREHG; translated from the coding sequence ATGACAACACTTCCCCGTAACGCCCCCGTAACGATTGCGGAACGAGTTCGTGTCGATTTCCCGATTATTGACCAGGTCTCAGGATCTGGTCAGCCCCTGATCTATCTGGATCATGCGGCGACCAGTCAGAAGCCCCGTGTCGTGCTCGATGCGATTCAGCACTACTACGCCTGCGACAACGCCAATGTCCATCGGGGAGCTCACCAGCTCAGTGCCCGTGCCACAGAGTCGTTTGAGGGGGCTCGTTCGATTACCGCTGGCTTGATCGGTGCATCCAGCGCGAAAGAAATCGTGTTTACGCGCAATGCCACCGAAGCCATCAACCTGGTGGCTCGCAGTTGGGGTGATGCCCAGCTGAAGGCTGGGGATGAGGTGCTGCTCACCGTGATGGAGCACCACAGCAATTTGGTGCCTTGGCAATTGCTCGCGGAACGGACGGGTTGTGTGCTTCGGCATGTGGGGGTGACCCCTGAGGGCACGCTTGACCTAGCGGACCTGCGGGATCAGCTCAATGAGAGAACACGCCTGGTGAGCTTGGTGCACATCAGCAACACCCTGGGGTGCTGCAATCCGATCGAAGAGATTGCAGCCCTTGCCCATGCTGTTGGGGCCAAGGTGTTGGTGGATGCCTGTCAAAGCCTGGCGCATAAACCCATTTCGGTGCAGAGCCTTGGCGCTGATTTCCTCGTGGGCTCTTCTCACAAGCTGTGTGGCCCCACTGGAATGGGCTTTCTATGGGCTGCGGAAGAAACGTTGATGGCGATGCCGCCCTTCCTTGGTGGTGGCGAAATGATTCAAGAGGTGTTCTTGGATCACAGCACCTGGGCGGACCTCCCCCATAAGTTTGAGGCGGGTACGCCAGCCATTGGTGAAGCGATCGGCATGGGTGCTGCCATCACCTACCTGCAAACGCTTGGATTCGATGCGATTCAGGCGTGGGAGGCGGAGCTCACCACCCATCTGTTTGGCCGGCTTCAATCGATTGATGGTCTGCGCATTCTTGGCCCTACGCCTGAGCAGCAGCCTGATCGTGGAGCCCTTGCCACGTTTGTGGTGGAGGGTGTTCATGCCAACGACATCGCGGCGATGCTGGATCTGGCCGGCGTTTGTATTCGCAGTGGTCACCATTGCTGCCAACCGCTGCATCGTCTCTACGGCGTGACGGGATCAGCCCGGGCAAGCCTCAGTTTTTGCACGACGCACGCTGAGATTGATCGCTTCGCTGATGAGCTGGTCAGTGTGATCGACTTTTTTCGTGAGCATGGCTAA
- the mtnA gene encoding S-methyl-5-thioribose-1-phosphate isomerase, with translation MNIDGQAWRTIWLEADQRSVGVIDQTQLPHRLITRTLTRCDQAAEAISTMVVRGAPLIGVTGAYGLMLALQDDASDAGLGQAFDQLNASRPTAVNLRWALERVRDLVQPLPEAERAAAARREAALIADEDVAMCESIGVHGFDLFQALAEQRPSARQNEPFQVLTHCNAGWLATVDWGTALAPIYKAHRAGLNIHVWVDETRPRNQGASLTAYELAREGVPHTVIVDNAGGHLMQHGQVDAVIVGTDRTTRCGDVCNKVGTYLKALAAHDNNVPFYVALPTSTIDWRLADGVAEIPIEARSAEEVTSIQGRVIAGESAGEIVSVQLTPDGCAGFNPAFDVTPARLVTALITDRGVAPATEVGLKELYNRG, from the coding sequence ATGAACATTGATGGCCAGGCTTGGCGGACGATTTGGCTTGAAGCCGATCAGCGTTCCGTGGGTGTGATCGATCAGACCCAGTTGCCCCATCGCTTGATCACCCGAACGCTGACGCGTTGTGATCAAGCGGCTGAGGCGATCAGCACGATGGTGGTGCGGGGCGCACCATTGATCGGTGTGACCGGCGCCTACGGCTTGATGCTTGCCCTGCAAGACGACGCCAGCGATGCGGGCTTGGGCCAAGCCTTTGATCAGCTCAACGCCAGTCGCCCTACAGCGGTGAATCTGCGTTGGGCCTTGGAACGGGTTCGTGATCTGGTGCAGCCTTTGCCCGAAGCGGAGCGAGCGGCGGCAGCACGGCGGGAGGCGGCGCTGATTGCCGATGAAGACGTGGCGATGTGCGAGTCGATTGGGGTGCATGGGTTCGATCTATTCCAAGCGCTGGCAGAGCAGCGACCTAGCGCACGACAGAACGAGCCCTTTCAGGTGCTCACCCACTGCAATGCGGGCTGGCTGGCGACCGTTGACTGGGGAACGGCTTTGGCACCGATTTATAAGGCCCATCGCGCTGGGTTGAACATTCATGTGTGGGTGGATGAAACCCGGCCGCGCAATCAAGGGGCCTCGCTCACGGCCTATGAGTTGGCGCGGGAGGGGGTTCCGCACACCGTGATTGTGGATAACGCAGGTGGTCACCTCATGCAGCATGGACAGGTGGATGCTGTGATCGTTGGGACCGATCGCACCACGCGCTGCGGCGATGTCTGCAACAAAGTTGGCACCTACCTCAAGGCCCTGGCGGCTCACGACAACAACGTGCCTTTTTATGTCGCCCTGCCGACGTCCACGATCGACTGGCGTCTTGCGGATGGGGTGGCAGAGATCCCGATTGAAGCGCGTTCTGCTGAGGAGGTGACGTCCATTCAGGGGCGAGTGATTGCGGGGGAGTCGGCCGGTGAAATTGTGAGCGTGCAACTCACGCCTGATGGTTGCGCTGGGTTTAATCCGGCGTTCGACGTCACCCCGGCGCGGCTTGTGACGGCTCTGATCACCGACCGTGGTGTGGCGCCGGCCACTGAAGTTGGCCTGAAGGAGCTTTACAACCGTGGCTGA
- a CDS encoding prolyl oligopeptidase family serine peptidase produces MSLQQPLPATTALGRTSLLRAPQLLGDWLLWLEQRPHEKGRTTACIRRWGEPEATPLELTPAPINLRSRVHDYGGAPLTAALTEGTLQLVWVDDNDGCLWFQAWTGLDGNTPQALHALDSPQRLTAPRNSALGGGVIDPLRSRWLGVIEESGCDRLVSVALDQRDQTPDVVHQPADFAGYLALSADGAQLAWVEWQQPSMPWDCSQLVLARLTASGSIEACRGIAGAEPSQAQGISVFQPQWLPDGSLVVAEDSSGWWNLMRHPNADSMNIHWQRLWPMAKETAMPQWVFGMSTTAWDGEKLLAAVCDQGEWQLQRLGLDGSAERVEQPFNDLADLHASHGRAVAIASNSTTGHGLLELDLGSGTWRHTPAASAAMEVNAISVGQSLWFDGSGGQRTHAWYYPPVGGADASSPLLVKSHSGPSSMARRGLNLAIQFWTSRGWGVVDVNYGGSTGFGRTYRDRLQGGWGVVDVNDCAAAAKTLIATNRADPSRIAIEGGSAGGFTTLACLCFTDVFRAGACRYAVSDPSALATETHRFEARYLDGLIGRWPEERDLYEQRSPLGHADQIRCPVIFFQGLKDKVVLPQQTERMAEALRRNAIPVEVHTFPEEGHGFRDSAVQIAVLESTERFFRQHLNC; encoded by the coding sequence ATGTCTCTGCAACAGCCCCTACCTGCCACAACCGCTCTCGGACGGACTTCGCTGCTGCGTGCTCCGCAACTGCTGGGGGATTGGCTGCTCTGGCTCGAGCAGCGTCCCCACGAGAAAGGCCGCACCACAGCATGCATCCGGCGCTGGGGGGAGCCAGAAGCCACACCTCTGGAGCTCACACCAGCCCCCATCAATTTGCGCAGCAGGGTGCACGACTACGGCGGAGCGCCGCTCACGGCGGCGCTAACGGAAGGAACACTCCAGCTGGTTTGGGTCGATGACAACGACGGTTGCCTCTGGTTCCAAGCCTGGACAGGTCTTGATGGAAATACCCCCCAAGCGCTGCACGCCCTCGACAGCCCCCAACGGCTGACCGCCCCCCGTAACAGCGCGCTGGGGGGCGGCGTGATTGACCCTCTCCGCTCGCGATGGCTGGGCGTGATCGAGGAGTCCGGTTGTGATCGCTTGGTGAGCGTGGCCCTCGATCAGCGGGATCAAACCCCTGATGTCGTCCATCAGCCTGCTGATTTCGCGGGCTATCTCGCCCTCAGTGCCGACGGAGCCCAACTGGCTTGGGTGGAGTGGCAACAACCCTCCATGCCCTGGGATTGCTCCCAGCTCGTCTTGGCGCGACTGACGGCCTCTGGCTCCATCGAGGCTTGCCGTGGGATCGCGGGCGCTGAACCATCCCAGGCCCAGGGGATCTCCGTGTTTCAGCCCCAATGGCTGCCGGATGGAAGCCTCGTCGTGGCAGAGGACAGCAGTGGCTGGTGGAATCTGATGCGCCATCCCAACGCCGACAGCATGAACATCCACTGGCAACGCCTTTGGCCCATGGCCAAGGAGACGGCGATGCCCCAGTGGGTGTTTGGGATGAGTACCACCGCTTGGGATGGGGAGAAGCTGTTAGCCGCCGTCTGTGATCAAGGGGAATGGCAGTTGCAACGGCTCGGTCTCGATGGCTCGGCAGAGAGGGTGGAACAACCCTTCAACGATCTCGCCGATCTGCACGCATCCCATGGCCGGGCTGTCGCCATCGCCAGCAACAGCACCACAGGCCATGGACTGCTCGAGCTCGACTTGGGCTCAGGAACCTGGCGACACACTCCAGCCGCCTCCGCCGCCATGGAAGTCAACGCGATCAGCGTGGGGCAATCGCTGTGGTTTGACGGATCCGGTGGGCAACGCACCCATGCCTGGTATTACCCCCCTGTCGGGGGAGCCGATGCCTCGTCGCCACTGCTGGTGAAAAGTCACAGCGGGCCTTCATCCATGGCCCGCCGCGGCCTCAACCTCGCGATTCAGTTCTGGACCTCCAGGGGCTGGGGCGTGGTGGACGTGAATTACGGGGGCTCCACAGGCTTTGGCCGGACCTACCGCGACCGGCTTCAGGGGGGCTGGGGCGTGGTGGATGTCAACGATTGCGCCGCAGCCGCCAAAACCTTGATTGCCACGAACCGCGCAGATCCGAGCCGCATCGCCATCGAAGGGGGCAGCGCCGGTGGCTTCACCACGCTGGCCTGCCTCTGCTTCACCGATGTGTTCCGCGCCGGTGCCTGCCGCTATGCCGTGAGCGATCCCAGTGCCTTAGCCACCGAGACGCATCGCTTTGAAGCCCGCTATCTGGATGGACTCATCGGCCGTTGGCCCGAGGAGCGGGATCTCTATGAGCAGCGATCGCCGCTGGGCCATGCAGACCAGATCCGCTGTCCTGTGATCTTTTTCCAGGGCCTCAAAGACAAGGTCGTCCTGCCGCAGCAAACCGAACGCATGGCCGAGGCCCTACGCCGCAATGCCATCCCAGTGGAGGTGCACACCTTCCCAGAAGAAGGCCATGGCTTCCGAGATAGCGCCGTGCAGATAGCTGTTCTTGAATCGACTGAACGTTTTTTCCGCCAACACCTCAATTGTTAG